The following coding sequences are from one Candidatus Binataceae bacterium window:
- a CDS encoding adenylate/guanylate cyclase domain-containing protein: MAILFADIRGSTMLGERLGPAEYASALNRFYAAATEVLIRRDALVDKLIGDEVMALFIPGICGPDYRRKAAEAALALMGAVGYGRGREPWMPIGVAVNSGMTYVGNVGSEGVVDFTALGDAVNTASRLAASAAAGEILLGADVYEALAGKYSGAEERTLNLRGKEVPFPVHVLRAGQ, translated from the coding sequence ATCGCGATCCTGTTCGCCGATATCCGCGGCTCGACGATGCTGGGGGAACGGCTGGGGCCGGCCGAGTATGCCTCGGCGCTCAATCGTTTCTATGCCGCCGCGACCGAGGTGCTGATCCGGCGCGACGCGCTCGTCGACAAGCTCATCGGCGACGAGGTGATGGCGCTGTTCATCCCGGGGATATGCGGCCCGGACTACCGGCGCAAGGCGGCGGAGGCCGCGCTCGCCCTGATGGGCGCCGTCGGCTACGGGCGCGGGCGCGAGCCGTGGATGCCGATCGGCGTCGCGGTCAACTCGGGCATGACCTACGTGGGCAACGTGGGCTCCGAAGGGGTGGTGGATTTCACCGCGCTGGGCGACGCCGTCAACACCGCCTCGCGGCTGGCTGCGAGCGCGGCCGCCGGCGAGATTCTGCTCGGCGCCGACGTCTATGAGGCGCTGGCGGGGAAGTATTCCGGGGCTGAGGAGCGCACGCTGAATCTGCGCGGCAAGGAAGTGCCGTTTCCGGTCCACGTCCTGCGCGCGGGACAGTAG